The sequence below is a genomic window from Tubulanus polymorphus chromosome 1, tnTubPoly1.2, whole genome shotgun sequence.
AGCAAGATCCAGGAATCGATGGAAGGATACATCGAACTTGATTTAACATCATGTACGAAAGAGTGAGTATACAtgtgttttcttttttatcgcGATTGATTGGATAAAACATTTGGCGTTAGTTTTTCATactaattaataattcaatgaatttactCTTGTTTGCAGGCAAATTCGTGATCAATTTGAAACAATTTACCGAACGAATGAAATTCTGTTTTCTTCGCTGAAAGGTTAGTTCTGTACTGATTTCGATATATTAGTGACGATTGGAAGGAATTTTGACAGCCAAACCGAATCTAATGTGCGGGGGCCTTTTTGTCACGTTCACTAGTTTCTTAGATTTTGCTAAGATCTGATCTGTTTTCAATAACCCTCGATCGCTCAGCCGACGAGGGAACAAAGGTTATTTAGATATTAAACTTCACTGACAATAACACAGCCTACCTATACAAGACAACGATTATAGATTATAGAACTAAAGGTCAGTGCCCAGTGTGACGTCAACATTTTAGTATTATTCAATGCTAATTCTACGGTTTTGCTTCCCCTAGGACACATGCAAAGAAATTTGTGATGTTatcaataatagaaatattttcttgtaAATTGCAGATGAATCGGTTTACTATAAAATGCCAGACCGGCTAAGATTGCCtctaattttctattttggccATACTGCTTCAGTTTACATTAATAAACTAATGCTGGCTGGGATGATTAAGGTAATTGTGTATAATTATCGTAAATACTGCAATTTTTAACCTTAACGATTTAGATGCGTCTATATTATGTCTATATTTTGTCTATATTATtgtactggacccagttccacagttcagtgTTAAGATTtctctttgaaaatgaactaatcttaactcagagttaactctaactcacaactgtggaactggatcctgaattgTATTTGTATACTGTACTTAGTACAAAGttacaatataaatgaaaatgaaatgaatgaatgtaattcagtaaaatattcGTATTACGTATTgtattcattatcattatcgcgGAAATTCAGGAGCGAGTGAATTTAGGATTCGagacattatttgaaaccgGTGTCGATGAATTCAGCTGGGATGACCTAGTAAGTGCTATTCGTGACTCGAAGATTTTTTCCGTCGCTTTCCCCATTCAGCCCAACAAAACGAGAGCGTAATTGAGTACAAAACAACATTATTTGTTCATTGTGTAGGAGACATACAGATTTGGCGGAAATTTCGTCTGGCCAACACCAACCGAAGTTAGTGAATATCGCCGAAAAGTGAAAGAAGTCATACTAAAATGTATTGAAGAAACGCCGTTGAGCCTTCCAATTGACGAAGACAGTCCATGGgtaagaatgaatgaatgcacTCGTTCATTttccgaaaaaaaatcaaaacaggttttttgaaaatgaataagatAGTTGGTGAAACATGTTTTAGGGAAAGCCTTAGGAAATTAAtaaatgtttgtaaatgtggATAAATGTGTATTTGTGGTTTTTCATCTATAGGCGTGAAAATGATATACATTAGTAAGAGAAccttaatgaatattttataaaaatctgAACATGGAGATCATAAAAAAATGCGAGATAAAATGGATCGTCTTCCTGTCATGGAACGTTAAATGACGTGCTTTTGTGTAAAACTATATTTGTCTTTATATAACGTCCTGACAATGGTCTATATTTCAGTGGGCAGTGATGATGGGTATAAGCCACGAGTGTATCCATATTGAAACATCGTCCGTACTTATACGCCTGTTGCCCGTAGGATCAGTCAAGAACGTAGGGCTATGCTATGGACCTGTGAAATCTGGTAACTAATTAGCTGACATTTAAACTGTTTTTGCGTCACCATCAGCCAATCGAATTTACGACTATTTCTTACCATCGACTTTGAAAACAAGTCACTCGTGAGTTCCCCTCAGTGCAAATCGAAGCTAAACGTGATTTTTCAGGTACACCTGTTATAGAAAACTCGATGGTTAAATGTAACGCCACAGATGTCACGTATGGTAGACCTGACAACTGTCCAAAATATGACTGGGATTGTTCATATGGTGGTAGGACCTGTAGGTATGGGTCTGAATCACTGAGTCATGGTTGTGTACTGACCTAtgattatatatacatttattaaCTACGGCTTGTCTCCTAATTGGAGTAATAGCCCAACCATCTTTGTCGACAAATGATAAgacaatttttagattaatttGGAGAATAATTACCCAGAAAGAAAAATTCAGTGCCTGCCAGGATTTAGTTACCATACGGTATGAAATACAGTCTTACTATGACATTAGATACTGGTCAATTACTGAGATGTAAAACCCTAAGACTTTCTCGTGAGGGTTTTTTCCAGTGGCGTCTCCACTCAAAACTAGTGTACTGCGGATTTTAGACACTAAAGTTTCTTTCAGTATCCCTAAGCGTACAAACCATCCTACATTGTAAATAGAAAACGATACCATTATTTCAGGGTGGAAGCCTTCGAAGCAAGCCAGTACCTAATTACGAATAGACAGTTTTTGGAATTCGTTGAAGACAAAGGCTACGAAAAGAAGCAATATTGGACCGAAGAAGGTTGGCAATGGCGCCAGTACCGAAACGCCATTCACCCAACATTTTGGATCTGTGATAAAGGTGAGACATAAACATCTCGATTACGTTTCTCAGTTTTTGTGGCATAATTTTTGCTGGAGAAGAAAATAATGTCTTCAAAAAATATCTTTGGCGGCCCTTAGACGTTTCACCACTATCACACCACTGTAAGCTTTGTTCTATACGTATTGTAGTTAATGGcgtctttatttcattttctcgcACCAGGTTGTAAAAATGGAAGTGGAGGTGATTTAGCAAATAAGACGCGGTGTGTTGCAAATGACATAATCACTGAAGTCGAACCAAAATATAAGTAAGCATCTTCCTTTTGTTTTGGCCGATCGTTAGATCGTTGAAACGATCACTTGTGTATTGCATATACTTAATTAACTCAACTACAAAGTAAATACTCAGAACGAAAAGTTCGAACATTTCTCCATTTATGCGTGGTTTTGATTCTGTCCACACACAAATATGTATAATGATGGTATTGATAAGTTTTATTGCACTAGATAATGACTACATAAATTACTTTGACACCATTGACGCTTTGACCGGGTAAGCATAAGTCGAACATAGGTCAGCTTCATAGTTCATGGTGACTATCAAGCTTCATAGGCTACGGTGACTATCAGACTGATAGATTTCCAAATACGTAGAACGAAAAAGAATCACTAGACGCGCCTACATAAAATGtcgcagaaaaaaatacctatatgtttttattgaatgcATGTGAAAAGTTACAATCACCCTTTTCTACTTTTCTatacccatcttttcacatttaCGTTAAACTTCTGTTTATGTGGCTACGAGTCTGATGTGATCCTGAACTCTTTcgttttactgaatttagATTACGGTTAATGTTTGATGAAATTGCGCTACCACTTGATTGGCCGGTTGAGGTGAATTATCATGAAGCTAAAGCATTCTGTAAGTGGAAAGGCCCGGAATATCGTCTACCGATTGAAGCAGAACGACACGTCATGATTGGGGAAAAGGTGAAAATCAATGAATGTCGATGATACCCTGTATCGAATATGATAGCCGTGAATGCAATATATCATCTCTAGATTGACTGGTTAGGCATTCTTATAAACATTTATGATTATAAATTTCAGCCTGTGACAGATGAAGTACAGTTTCATCAGCAGATTAAAGCCAATGTTAACCTGAAACATGGATCCCCAACGGTTAGTCTTCATTATATACAGCGGCGTATTCCCCAGTTGACAAGTGGTACTGCCCGGGCGATGATTAAAGGGGTCTTggaaagattttgaaaaaaaactgatacaATTACAGAAGCGTCTTTTAGCCTAACGCACACGGCGCAGGGAAGCACGAAACAggagacagaaacatgtttccgagcCTTTCCCTATGTCGTGTGCGGTTACAAGACGCGTGAAACATGATTTCGGGAACAAGGTTTCCGAGATTAAACATGATTGTTTCTATGTTTCCCGGTTTCCCTGCATCGTGTGCGTTGCGCTTTACGACTGGGCTGTCCACCGCTAATAAAACCGAAAAGGTCTTTTTCTGATAGACATTCgaaaaaaagatgttttcttttttgtccTCGAGTATATCTTCATGAATTCGAAATATTCGGCAGATGTCAGTACAAATGTCTGTTGTCGattcaaataaactgaatatAGGCTATCGTACTACGTAATTTGATGTTTAGCCTCTATTTTCAAGACTGGCCTTTTATCATTAGCAAAAttcatttcctgaaaaattgtttatattgACTTTCGTATTATAATGATTTTACGTGATTGTCACGTTATTTCATCTTGTAGCCAGTGAATATGTACCCGCCTAGTTCTCGAGGGTTTTACGATTTGTATGGTAACGTATGGGAATGGCACGAGGATAGTTTTAACGGTTATCCGGGATTCAAAACGCAATACCTTTACGACGATTACTCGTCTCCTTGTTTCGATGGTAAACATAACGTCATCAGGGTAAGCTTTAGAAAAATACTTTTTCACACATCTAGTATACGAACTAGTTTGAAGAGTGACCTTTTCATTTCGTAGGGCGGTAGCTGGATATCCTTAGTTGATCAGGGTGGACAATATTGCCGCAATGGATTCAGAAGACACTTTTTTCAGCATGCCGGATTCCGAGTGGTCAGAAATGTCGACACCGCTCCTGTTGATCTACCAGTCGTCTTAGTAGAATCTCCTATTGCATCTGCAGCTGGTAATTAATCATAATCTATTTGAACGCGACACTTTTTTTCGTGCAGTTTGAAAATGCattcgatttgaaaatatttcagataATTTGTCGGCCGCAAATCTTGATCGAAACCGCTACAGATATAAAATGGTAAAATCGGCCAACAGACAACTTCGCTTAGAAACCGACGACGAAAGATTCAAGGCAATCTTAGAAAATGAATACTTGGGTGACGAAATGCCGAAAGCGGTAGAAATTGTCAACACAGTGATTGACACCGCTGAAATGAACGGACGAATTGAAAGGGCACTTTTTGTTGGGTGCGAGACCGGTCGTGGAGCTTTccatctggcaaaatattgtgatgaggtatgaattatttgacttaaatttgtaaataaatcaatatcccTCAATCCACTGAAATCACCGCCCCCatgatttgaatattcttCATAATTAGAAATGAATCAATGACAGTTGATTTCTCGATGTTTTTCATATTCAagtttttaacttttttgaattttagattATTGCTGTAGATTACTGCGCCCGATATGTGAATACAGCACAGACAATTCAGACTGATGGCAGACTTGTCTCTACTTGTGATATgccagaaatatatttcccagAGGCGACTGAAACACAGGACAATCTATTATTCAAACAGGTATGTATGACTGCTTTACTCTTTCTAGACTCAAAAGAAGTAACAGTTTGCTACTGCTgttatttcttctattttgCTGTTATTTTCAATCATGTTTGGACCTACAGTAcgttttactttatatatatttgctttGTTTTGCTTTGCTTATAGTTTCACTGGTTACCAAACGAAGTCGGTTCATTTCAATTGGTCATTTTATGCGGTATTGACAGATTAACAACACCAAAAGGTAACCATTAAAGCCCTTTCTCTTTTATATATATGTCCCGTTTTCATTAAAACTAACCTGATCAATTATTGTCTGAAAttcatgaaatgattttctcCCCTAGTAGAttactttgtttttgtattgtgTGAAATTAAAACCAGCATTCAATTCAACAATCTCTAGATTTTTTGCttgatatgtttttttttgttttacagcATGGATGGCtagattcaatgaaattattgagTGTGGTGGTTTCCTAGCTGTTTCATTGGACAAAAACGCGAAGTTCGCACCAGAATTATTGTcgtcatatttacaaagatcAACAAGGTACGTAGTATTATATGAATTatagaaaaatcattttgcaaATGATGCAATTTACTTTGGACAATGTTTTGacaatttttcattcttttttgCAGTTTTCAACGATACCAATGCAGCCATGAAAGATTGTTTATGTGGCAGAAGATCAAGTAAATTATCTTTGTCGCATTTTGTTGGCAGACGGATTTTTGCAATATATTCTACATTCGTCttacaaatgaaaatacattaaaatGTGTAATAACTACAATGTAGTATTATGAGTTGTTTTAAGTTGTGGTAATATGCTGTCGCTGTTATTTTCACAAATAGTTATTCTTTTGTTTAACATCTTTGAACTGATGCTAACACAAGTCATTTCCTTTATGATACGAATGACAGACACAATAAACgcaaatttgaatatatatacgACAATCGTAATCTCAGGGTCTAGTTGTTCATTTTTTGTACATGTTGAAAAAGTCTTGGAAGTGGTGAAAATCATTTccatttaatgattcaaaagaagctaaaaaaaattgtgtaCTGCACAAAAAGTCCTGACTAACGCATTCTATAAAACTCAGTTGACAGGAACAAgcgtaaaatattcaaaattttaggTCATTCTGTTTCGTTCGTCTATTCACTAGTTTTAATGATTTGAATGGCTTTTGGGGAAGCCCTGTTTTCAACGAATTCGTTTCACAATCGACTGCAGACGAATCATGGATTTAACTTCAAGAtttgttttatatattcatcatctATTTGTTTGGGCTTTCTGTTCCTACTGTTTTGGAGGTACGAATTGCGAGTATATTTTGAGTTCTTTTCAACTTATACCGTGGTCAAGGAACGTGATAGATATTGGATTCTTTTTTGTTAAATGATGGGATCATTTGCATATcgtttagaaataacaactcCGCAACAAGCGATGCTTTCTATTCAACCGGAAATGATATCTGTTACTCGAGGGGGTCAGTTCCAGTTAAACTGTACACGTCACAGTACATACAGCAGCAGTACCACATTCATTTGGTGGCTAGGTGAAACCATGCTTGCATCGGGAAACCGTTCTCAATATCCGGAAGTGTCTGTCCATCTCGGACGTCAACAGTCCCGCATCACAGTCGAACCAGTCGGTTTCAACCATTCAGGTCATTACAGCTGTGGCTATGGTCATCTGCAGACTTCTGGAAACACGGCGATAGTACGAGTATTCGGTAATATacataaatagaatattgcGTCGTTAAAATATCTATTACAAAATAACCCTTAGGTAACGTGTAAGCTTTCATCAGCCCTGCCTTGtgattaaattattttcatattaaatGTAATTTTTTCTATACTTAGATTCGTGTACAAGTGATAAGGCCTATAACTATATCAATACAACATATCTTTTTCAACTCGGTACGTAATAAGCATTTCTATATTGCGACTTTTCTATTACACAAATACTGGATTTAATCATCACTTTTAGAGAAAAGCTTAGAAAAGCAGAAAATTGCTACTATTTTTCTGGGTGTCTGGAGTGGTATTTCAGTTGTGGGTATGATCGTCTCATTTTTTATTGGATACGGGAAGGGAAGGTAAGCACCCAATCGTAGCAATTAGCAAATTAATTAAAAAGTAGAAGCTCGAAGATAATGTGGTTATTTGTGGTTGTGATTTTTTGTACGTTTTAGAAGAATCGTCTCAGTCAACATGGGTGGGgaagagagatggagagaaaGAGGAAGGAAGAGCCCTAGAGATCAATTAGCATCCATCATGAAAGATAACCCGATTAGATGAGGGTTTTCTAAATCTTAAATTGTATAGTTTTGGGATATCAAAGTCAGtaatttcaaaaaagaaagGTAAAAGTAAGGAATGGATTCGATAGTTTAACTATGTAGTTGATTTTGACACTGTACTGCTTTTAGAATTTATGTACAATTTTAAACCCCAGATGTCAAATTGTTATTCGAAACAGCGAAACTCACTCAGGAACCCATTATTAACCATTGCTAGAACCATTCGAAATCTCTCTGACCAACGATCATTGATACACgtattatatatatctcaATGCTTTCTTCACTTACAAGAAAATtttaacaaacaaaatataatttattttcatagttTTGAAGTCATCAGTCACATACAAAgagaaaattatgtttttctGTCAATATGACCATCCATACCTGTTTATCATTCACTAAACCTACGACTAAATAAATCGAAACCTTCCAGATGTAAAATAAAGCGGTAATTTCTGGAATTTTACTCATAAACATGTGTTCGGTCAAGTAATCTACTCTAGTAGATCTCGGTATTTTGTATTCACAGCTATGACACAAAACACAGATGATGATCTCAGTCTCGGTTTGACAATGTGCTTAATATCTGATTTAATTATACCGAAATACACGTAAGACAATAATATAGGCGCGGTACTATACTTAGGAAACGATGGGGTTTCATTCACAACGTTTTCGCTCACTCAAAATGTGTAGAAATCCATCCTACTTATGAGTAGTTTGTGTTATTCTTCGAATAAATGCCTTCTTTTCTTCGGTTTCGTAGACATGATGACTTGTCTCGTgcaaatttctatttcttctgaAAAAAGACGGCATTTTACGTGTCGTACGTTCTTCAGTTCCTAAAATATCATACGCTGTCATTAAGCGCATCACGAAGTGACGTTTGAGAAGTTTATTAGATTCCGATTTGGTGTATTTGAATAGATTGGTTCTTCACTTGCTCCGATGAaagctttatattttcaatcaagAGCTAATGGAGTATTTGGTTTTAAAGTTTCACCACGTCAAATGCTGGCTTAAAACAATTACCATCACAAGTCAACagaatgaaatttaaaaaaatagcTGTTCGTTTGGTTTAAAATTCTAACATGTATAACGTGTGTTCTATAAAGATGTATTTATGAACGTGGACGTGCTTACCTTGTACGGGTCTACCATTCCATCAAAATATCCCTCCTGCTCCTCTTGGGGTCGGTGTAAAGCCCGAGCCAAACGGTAAAGTCTCGTATATTCCTCCATGACGCCACGCTTCTCCGCCGCCTGGGGAGTAAACGCCCTCCAGCGGCCTTCTTGAGCATCAGGTTCAGGATAGAACGAGCCTCTCCGTTTTCTGAAACCGGGCATCGTGCTCAGCATCTGGCGCTTTTTAATCGGTACAAAAATCCCCGGCTGTCCATTGTAAAGAAGAGGTCGCGCATTTGGTTCGTCAAGCTCGATATCTATGTCGTCAtcttcatcgtcatcgtcatcctCTTCAGACGAACTCGAGTCATCCGCTTCCGGTATAAGTCCCATCTCACGTTCAAGTTCATATTCTACTTCGGGTGTCAACTGCTCCTCTTCAGAATTCTCGTCTTCGTCGTTGTAATCGGTTGCGATGGGGTATGGTCCTTCAGCCGAATCCTCGCCCTCGAAGTATCCATCAGCTGGCTCCGAGTAATCGGGTGCCTCATCGCTATAATCTGGTGAGGCGTTCTCTCTCAACCACTCGCGAACTCGTTCGATATCTTCATCAGAAAATGGCACGTCTCGTTTGGATCTGACGCTGTGTTTACTCGCCGGGGCCAACATTCCAGCTTCCGTTGCAAATGTCGCCCTTTTCTGTCTTATACTGACGTTGTTGAcctgacgacgacgacggctgAATGGATACCTTTGGTCATATCCACTTGCGTAGTATGGTTCTAAAAATAAGAGATGTTCTTAATATACGtctaaaaaaagaataaaatttaCTTCAAACGCGATGAAGCCATGGAAAATCCCACGAGATATTtcgagaaaagaaaataaaagcgAGTAcgtaaatattcattttctaaaaatatattGTGTGCTTTTTCTGGCCTCTGCCTCTGTACTAATGAGATGACTGTGATAAAGTGGCGATATTCAAACCATAAACATTCAAAAGTTGCATCGCTATTTACGCCACATTTACGACTTCTTCATTGTCGGTATATTGagaaatatcagaaaatagCCAAATAACGTTGATGTTATCGATGAATCAATTTAAGTCCCGAGTACTGTGAAACGGCATCCTGTATACACTGCGAGCACGAGTGGGCGTAATTGGATCGACGGCAACTAATCTATTCACATTTCGTTCCCGGCGTTTAAATACGGCTCTAATTTCTCGCAGCGAAACGTCTACgcttttgttttcaatttttagattttaaagacAAAATGTGCCATTTTTATAGAATAATTTCTGATCTCATCTGCTCCATCGACCCGACGTTTAGTTGGCGGCGAAGACGTCTATGACGTCAAGCAAATTTATTGTATTAGTTGTATAGCAGacggtatttttcatcagtaatTCGCCATTTACGTgttgtgaaattgaaatagtcAAAGCAACATCAGTTTCTGATAATATCAAGattgattttcacttaatACTAGTACTGTCATTCAGATCTACGATCCATTTCCTATAGTATAATTCGACGGATGATTGTGCTGAGTAAACATTAAAGTACTCGTAGATGAAATTGACTTCCATTTGTAAATTAAAATCATCCACCGTATTTAATCGATATTCTATTCACCCACACGAGTTACGCAAGGGGGAATTCGAAATATGTTTTGTTGAAATTATCATAAGCCCATGGAGAGTTTCAAAGGACCAAATCCTGTAAGCACTGTAATCTTAGGCGCATGCTACCAATCGCATTACCGTAACTGGGTTACCTTTATTCATGGAAAAATCACGTGGACTTACCATATTGTTTGGTGTCTTTATTTTCTGCCTCTTCCAGCAGTGGAAGGTACCATTCACTATCATCTACATATGGTACAATATTATCATCGCTTTCATCACTGCCGTCTAACTTACTATCAGCTATCAGCTTCTCAATCTCTTCCGATACGTCATCATCCTCGCCATCCTTGCCGGACATCGCGTTCTTAATGGCTTTAACCTTTTCTTCAAGAGCACTTACTTTACCGCCGGATTTCTCATCGCTTTCGTCTTCAGTAGAATCTTCATTTGAggcatcatcattttttactAATTCGGTAAGTTGTTTTTCACTCTCTTGATTCAGCAGTTTGTTAATCATGCCTTCTTGGAATATACCCTGTTCACCATTCACTACTTCATCCTCTTTTTCTTCGTTGGATTTATCATTGTTAGTATCATCCGCACTGGCGGCTTCGATTTTCTCTATAATCTCTTTCTCTCGACTTGCCTCCGAGGAATCGTCATTCCGGGTACCAGGGGCATCAGTTGGCAAGGATTTTATCTCCACGTGGACGTTTGCATTTTCATCGTTATTGCTCTTCTTCTCGGCTTTCTCTGAAATACACGAAAATGAATTCTGTAAACAAGAGCTTGTACGGGGTAATACGCAGGGGGATTACACACCCACATATAACCCTTGCTAAATAGGCATTAGACTAGATGTTTAGTCAGTAAATGTTGGCGGGTACGTCACGAGTATTTTACTTCAAACGAACAAAACACTTTCAGATAGATAGAATAAACACCAATCTACAGTCTATTTCATCAAGGAACATCATAATTGCAACTCAATAGGTTACTCGAGGAAGGAAATTGGTAATTCGTGATACTCTTCGTGATCACAAGTGGCAAGCATGGTATCCGTGTAATAACATACCACTCATCAGCTCCAAATGGAAAATGGCCGACGTACAATCCCCGTCCTACCGGCGTATGTAGAGCTTCAAACACTTAATATACATAAAACCATGGATTCAGGAACGAACAGAGTTCATAAAACGCTCTTCGCGATGGGTTGCAGAAGGCCCCTATCCAACGAGGAGAAATTCCCTAAGATATATAAAAGCGATTTATCGTTCACAtgaattcattacaaattcgCTCTAACACAAGTTATAGTGAAAGACAATATGCAT
It includes:
- the LOC141908054 gene encoding uncharacterized protein LOC141908054: MDIKTSKIQESMEGYIELDLTSCTKEQIRDQFETIYRTNEILFSSLKDESVYYKMPDRLRLPLIFYFGHTASVYINKLMLAGMIKERVNLGFETLFETGVDEFSWDDLETYRFGGNFVWPTPTEVSEYRRKVKEVILKCIEETPLSLPIDEDSPWWAVMMGISHECIHIETSSVLIRLLPVGSVKNVGLCYGPVKSGTPVIENSMVKCNATDVTYGRPDNCPKYDWDCSYGGRTCRVEAFEASQYLITNRQFLEFVEDKGYEKKQYWTEEGWQWRQYRNAIHPTFWICDKGCKNGSGGDLANKTRCVANDIITEVEPKYKLRLMFDEIALPLDWPVEVNYHEAKAFCKWKGPEYRLPIEAERHVMIGEKPVTDEVQFHQQIKANVNLKHGSPTPVNMYPPSSRGFYDLYGNVWEWHEDSFNGYPGFKTQYLYDDYSSPCFDGKHNVIRGGSWISLVDQGGQYCRNGFRRHFFQHAGFRVVRNVDTAPVDLPVVLVESPIASAADNLSAANLDRNRYRYKMVKSANRQLRLETDDERFKAILENEYLGDEMPKAVEIVNTVIDTAEMNGRIERALFVGCETGRGAFHLAKYCDEIIAVDYCARYVNTAQTIQTDGRLVSTCDMPEIYFPEATETQDNLLFKQFHWLPNEVGSFQLVILCGIDRLTTPKAWMARFNEIIECGGFLAVSLDKNAKFAPELLSSYLQRSTSFQRYQCSHERLFMWQKIK
- the LOC141908392 gene encoding uncharacterized protein LOC141908392; amino-acid sequence: MDLTSRFVLYIHHLFVWAFCSYCFGEITTPQQAMLSIQPEMISVTRGGQFQLNCTRHSTYSSSTTFIWWLGETMLASGNRSQYPEVSVHLGRQQSRITVEPVGFNHSGHYSCGYGHLQTSGNTAIVRVFDSCTSDKAYNYINTTYLFQLEKSLEKQKIATIFLGVWSGISVVGMIVSFFIGYGKGRRIVSVNMGGEERWRERGRKSPRDQLASIMKDNPIR
- the LOC141908374 gene encoding uncharacterized protein LOC141908374 isoform X2, whose product is MLATEAVRFILLFLFVVQSIVAAPAAIKEKRSVEQPPDVAIKAAHKEAAEKKAEKKSNNDENANVHVEIKSLPTDAPGTRNDDSSEASREKEIIEKIEAASADDTNNDKSNEEKEDEVVNGEQGIFQEGMINKLLNQESEKQLTELVKNDDASNEDSTEDESDEKSGGKVSALEEKVKAIKNAMSGKDGEDDDVSEEIEKLIADSKLDGSDESDDNIVPYVDDSEWYLPLLEEAENKDTKQYEPYYASGYDQRYPFSRRRRQVNNVSIRQKRATFATEAGMLAPASKHSVRSKRDVPFSDEDIERVREWLRENASPDYSDEAPDYSEPADGYFEGEDSAEGPYPIATDYNDEDENSEEEQLTPEVEYELEREMGLIPEADDSSSSEEDDDDDEDDDIDIELDEPNARPLLYNGQPGIFVPIKKRQMLSTMPGFRKRRGSFYPEPDAQEGRWRAFTPQAAEKRGVMEEYTRLYRLARALHRPQEEQEGYFDGMVDPYKK
- the LOC141908374 gene encoding uncharacterized protein LOC141908374 isoform X1, coding for MLATEAVRFILLFLFVVQSIVAAPAAIKEKRSVEQPPDVAIKAAHKEAAEKKAEKKSNNDENANVHVEIKSLPTDAPGTRNDDSSEASREKEIIEKIEAASADDTNNDKSNEEKEDEVVNGEQGIFQEGMINKLLNQESEKQLTELVKNDDASNEDSTEDESDEKSGGKVSALEEKVKAIKNAMSGKDGEDDDVSEEIEKLIADSKLDGSDESDDNIVPYVDDSEWYLPLLEEAENKDTKQYEPYYASGYDQRYPFSRRRRQVNNVSIRQKRATFATEAGMLAPASKHSVRSKRDVPFSDEDIERVREWLRENASPDYSDEAPDYSEPADGYFEGEDSAEGPYPIATDYNDEDENSEEEQLTPEVEYELEREMGLIPEADDSSSSEEDDDDDEDDDIDIELDEPNARPLLYNGQPGIFVPIKKRQMLSTMPGFRKRRGSFYPEPDAQEGRWRAFTPQAAEKRGVMEEYTRLYRLARALHRPQEEQEGYFDGMVDPYKKK
- the LOC141908374 gene encoding uncharacterized protein LOC141908374 isoform X3 — encoded protein: MSEKAEKKSNNDENANVHVEIKSLPTDAPGTRNDDSSEASREKEIIEKIEAASADDTNNDKSNEEKEDEVVNGEQGIFQEGMINKLLNQESEKQLTELVKNDDASNEDSTEDESDEKSGGKVSALEEKVKAIKNAMSGKDGEDDDVSEEIEKLIADSKLDGSDESDDNIVPYVDDSEWYLPLLEEAENKDTKQYEPYYASGYDQRYPFSRRRRQVNNVSIRQKRATFATEAGMLAPASKHSVRSKRDVPFSDEDIERVREWLRENASPDYSDEAPDYSEPADGYFEGEDSAEGPYPIATDYNDEDENSEEEQLTPEVEYELEREMGLIPEADDSSSSEEDDDDDEDDDIDIELDEPNARPLLYNGQPGIFVPIKKRQMLSTMPGFRKRRGSFYPEPDAQEGRWRAFTPQAAEKRGVMEEYTRLYRLARALHRPQEEQEGYFDGMVDPYKKK